The region ACAGGAGGTAGATTGAAAAGTGCGTAGGGTTCTTATAACAGGTATGGGGATCGTATCTCCAATAGGAATAGGAAAAGAAAAAGTACTCGAATCACTTAAAAAGTCTTACATAGCAGCTGATACGATAAAGAGTTTTGATCCAGCTGACCTTCCGGTGAAGATAGCATCTGAAATTAAAGACTTCAACCCTGAAGAATTTCTGGATAGAAAACTTGTTCGCAGGACGGATAGATTTGTACATTTCGCTCTTGTTGCTGTTAAAGAAGCACTTGAACAGGCCAAACTGGATCTGTCATTGCATTCTGAACGTACAGCAGTTTTAATAGCTTCAGGTATGGGAGGTTTCATAACGCTGGACAATGAGAATAACAAATTTCTTTCGGGCGGTCCGGGTAAAGTGAGCCCGTTTTTGATACCAATGCTTTTGATAAACATGGCTTCTGGAATTGTAGCAATTGAATATGGGCTCAAGGGAGTAAATTTTGCCCCTGTAAGTGCATGTGCAGCGTCAGGACATGCTATAGCGCTTGGGTCAATGTTGATCAGACACGGTTATGCTGACGTTGCTGTAGTAGGTGGTGCGGAAGCGACAATAGCACCGTTGCCAATAACGGGTTTTGCAAATATGAAGGCTTTGTCAACCAGAAACGATAAACCAAAAGAAGCTTCGAGACCTTTCGATGCCAGTCGTGATGGATTTGTCATGGGAGAAGGAGCGGCAGTTCTGGTGCTTGAGGCTGAAGAAATTGCGAAAGATAGGAAAGCAGATGTACTTGCTGAAGTAAAAGGGTATGGAATGAACGACGATGCATATCATATGAGTGCCCCGGATCCGGAGGGGACGGGCGCAGAAAAAGCTATGCGAATGGCTTTGAAAGATGCTGGAATCTCTCCTGACAAAATACAGTATGTTAGTTGCCATGCCACAAGTACACCAGCGGGAGACGCAGCTGAGGCGAAAGCTATCGAAAAACTCTTTGGACGAGAAGTCTTTGTCAATAGCACCAAAACTCTTATGGGGCATCTTCTCGGAGCGGCAGCGGCAGCAGAAACTGTTGTTGGGATCCTGCAAATGCACAACCATTTTCTTCATGCGATGCCCAATCTTGATGAAAAAGACCCTGAAATAAAAATTAATGTTGTTGGTAAGAAACCGGTTGAAATTCATTTTGACAATTTTGTGAAAAACTCATTTGGCTTTGGTGGTCACAATACATCCCTTGTAATAGGGAGGTATGAATCTTGAATATCGATGAAATTAAGCAAATTCTGCCACACCGGTTTCCTATGCTACTTGTTGACAGAATCGTTGAAAAAAGTGAAGATCACGCTAAAGCTATCAAAAATGTGACTGCATCTGAAATATTTTTTCTGGGTCATTTCCCTGCATATCCCATTTATCCGGGTGTTTTGATAATAGAAGGCCTTGCTCAAACGGCCGGGTTGATGCTTCTAAATCGGGGCGAGTCAGTTATTCCAGTTTTTGCTGGTATAGATAATGCGAGGTTCAAATCTGAAGTTAGACCCGGGGATGTTCTGGAATATGAGGTGTGGCTCAAGGAAAGAAAACTTGGTATGGCGAAGGTGGAAGCAATTGCGAAAGTTCAGGGAAAAATAGTTGCAACAGCAACTCTCCTGGTTGGAGTGAGAAAGAATGAAAAATAGGGTAACCGAACTTTTGAAAATAAAGTATCCGATTTTAATGGGTGGAATGGCATGGGCTGGAACTCCAGCTCTTGCCGCAGCTGTCTCTCAGGCGGGCGGACTTGGGATAATAGGTTCAGGAGCAATGAGACCGGATGAACTTGAGATAGCTATACGAACTGTAAAAAACCTTACTGATAAACCTTTCGGGGTAAATATAATGCTTGCCTCACCTTATGCAGATCAACTTGTGGAAGTCGTCATCTCTGAAAAAGTTCCTGTTGTGACTTTTGGTGCTGGCAACCCGGCAAAATACATTCCGAATCTTAAAAAAAGTGGTGCAGCTGTCATACCAGTAGTTGCATCAGATTCATTTGCAAAATTGGTGGAGAGAGCAGGTGCTGATGCAGTTGTAGCAGAAGGTATGGAATCAGGTGGGCATATTGGCGAAGTAAGTACGGTGGTTCTCACTAACAGGGTTTCTAAAAGTGTGACAGTTCCAGTTATTGCGGCCGGAGGGATAGCAGATGGCAGAGGTATGGCAGCAGCTTTTGCGCTTGGTGCTGAGGGTATTCAAATGGGAACGAGATTTCTGGCGACGATAGAAGCAGAGATCCACGAAAGTTACAAAAAAAAGATACTGACAGCTTCAATAAGGGACACAGTCGTCACGGGAGCAAAACTCGGTCATCCAGCAAGAGTTCTGAAAACACCGTTTGCAAAAAAAGTTTGCGAGCTTGAAGTCAATAATTCTCTGGAGGCGGAACAGGTTCTGGTTGGAAGCCTTCGTGAAGCTGTTTTGAATGGAAATCTGGAGAGAGGATCTTTTATGGCTGGTCAGTGCGCTGGATTAATCGATGAAATATTATCTGTTAAGGATGTTATTGAGAAAATTATGAGAGAGTTCGTAGAGACTGTGAAAAAACTCTATGAGGAGGTGAAAAAATGAAAGCTTTTCTTTTTCCGGGTCAGGGATCACAATATTCTGGAATGGGGAATGATCTCACTTCGTTTTCAAGGGCATATTATTTCTTCGAGACCGCGAGAGAGGTACTTGGGATAGATATTTTCCAGGTAATGAACGGTGACGAAGATTTTTTAAAGTTAACAGAAAATGCTCAGCCGGCTATTTACATAGCAAGCTACATTGCTTTTGACGAACTTATAAGGGCAGGATATGTTCCATCGTTGCTGGCGGGACACAGTCTCGGTGAATATACAGCACTTGCTGCGGCAGATGTGTATGACTTTGAAACCGGCCTGTATCTTGTCAGAAAAAGAGGAGAATATATATCTCAGTCAGTCAAACCCGGCGAAGGAACTATGGCAGCAGTGATAGGTGCAAAAATTGATGAGATAGAAGCTGCGATATCGGATATAGACAATGTATGGGTTGCAAATCATAATTCCGAAGATCAGGTAGTTATCAGTGGTATGGTTGAATCCGTGAGAATTGCCATAGAGAGATTGAAAAAAATTGCAAAGAGAGTTGCAGAGTTAAAAGTCAGTGGACCGTTTCATACTCCTCTATTAGAATCAGCAAGGGAAAAAATGGCCCATGAACTGCGCGGAATAAAATTCAGGAAGCCTCGTTGGCCAATCGTTATGAACAGTACCGGTCGTGAAACGACTGATCCAGAGAAAATAAGAGAAAATATTCTGAGTCAAATTTGTGGACCTGTTTTGTGGTATGACAGCATTAATAGAATGATTCAGCTCGGTGCGAAATCGTTTATTGAGGTGGGCCCCCAGAAAGTGCTCACCAATCTTTTAAAAAGATCTAAATCGGCACCGTGTAAGCATTTTACGGAAATAGTTTTTGAAAGGCAATTCGAAGCTGTTGGAATATGAATTCTATTCATTTTTGATGAATGAAAGAACCTCGTTACTTTCAATAACCCCTCTTCCGGGAGGCAGAAAATGTGGAATCTCATCGTTTTGGTTGAGAATAATAGTCAAAACGTCTCCCGGATGAATTACTGTTTCACCGTTTGGTATTATTTCATTGTTATCGCGTTTTATGAATGCGATAAGACAGCTTTCAGGCAAAACGCAATCCTTAATTTTCAGGCCAGCAAGCTCAGAATCGGGTGTGACAGTTACTCTGATGACAGATGTACGTTTTGCTTGCGCTGTTTTTGATAAAGGAAGCCTTTCGAAAAGCATATCATAAACGGAAGACACTTTAAACAGGCTCGATATGATATAGGCAGATATGGAAACAACGGAAAGCGACAGTAAATGGTTGAAAGATCCAACAAGTTCTGTAACAAGTGCTATGCCAGTTATTGGTGCCCTGACCACACTGGCAAAATAACTGGCCATACCCAGGACTACAAAATTAGTTAAATAGGAATCATTAAAATTCCAGAACACGTTTATCAAATGATAATATGCACTACCAATAAGAGCACCAATTGCGAGCATTGGCAAAAAAATACCACCAGGTGCCTTTGAGCCATAACTGATCATTGTAAAATAAAATTTCAAAACAAGTAAGACAATCAACATTTTTGCTGAAAAAAGTCCATGTGCAACGTCCATTATTAATTCGTGTCCTCCACCCAGAACCTGCGGGATTTTCAACAGGAAAAACCAGGCAGCTATTGTAGGGATCATTAAACTGAATACCTTCAATTTTCCCATCTGTTCTGAAAACCACAGGATGCTCTTGGTGAAGAATGCACCAAAAATACCAATTACTACTCCTAAACCAAGTATGAGTGGATAGTACTTTAAAGGTAATACACTGGAGAGTTTCAGATCAAATATTGGAGCCACTCCAAACACAACTTTTGAAATATATCCAGCTGTTATAGCTGCTATCATCGAAGTTAAAAGAGTTAGCGGAGATATATTTCTTTGCAGTTCCTCTATCGAGAAAATGACAGCGGCAAATGGAGCATTAAAGGCAGCGGCAAGTCCGGCACTTGAACCAGCAACAATCATATGCTTTTTTTCAAGATCATTTTTAGCAAATTTATTTGAAAATATGAGCCCTACTGAAGCTCCTATCTGAACAGACGGTCCTTCTCTGCCAAGTGAAAAGCCGTTTATTATTGCCAAGAAACCTCCAAAAAATTTTCCGAGAAGAACTTTTAACGGTTCATAATTAATTTTTCTCAGCAAAATGGCTCTGACCTGTGGTATACCACTGCCGTTTACATGCGGTACTTTTTTGGTAATCCACCAAATGATGAGCGAAAAGCCAACTGTCATGAATATCCAGAAAATAAACCAGCTGCCATACTTTATCGAACTTCTTATATTTTCAGCGCATGTAATCGAAAGTCTATAAAGAACAACTACCAGACCAGACACAGCGCCAGTCAGGAAACTTTTAAATATCAATTTGTTGGTGAGCACCTTTTTTGTGCTGAGAATATCTGCAAAATATCTGTTTTTTCTATAACCTGAACCACCCATAGCATTCTCCTCAGGTCATTACACTATTTTTCACGTGTACTACCACGTAAAAATTTTAATGGTGCAATTTGTCAACGCTGTAAAGAACTCAGTAAGGTCGGTCATATTTTTCCTTGCGTTTTTTTTAAGGTCATTTGTTGAAAAGATTCTTGACATTATCCTATATATTGTATATTATGTTATTTAGATACTATATATAGTATGGAGGTGTTTGCATGAAAAACATGGTTGAACAGTATTTGCTGTTGAAAGACTGGCGTATCAGAGAGAACAGTAACATGAATTATTCGTTGCAGGGGTTAAATAATCACATTGTTTCAGAGATTACATCCGATTACTGGCTTAAATGTGTATATACAGAGAAAATCTCTAAAGCCCATATGGAGGGAGATTTTCACATACACGATTTGAATTTGCTTGCTCCATACTGTTGTGGTTGGGATTTGAGAGATCTTTTAATCAACGGATTTGGTGGGGTTGATCAAAAGATAGAGAGTAAACCGCCAAGACATTTCAGGGTAGCTTTGATGCAAATTGTCAATTTTTTCTACACGTTACAAGGCGAAGCTGCCGGTGCTCAAGCTTTTTCAAATGTTGATACGCTTCTGGCACCTTTTATTGCTTACGATAAACTTTCTTATCAAGAAGTAGTTCAATGTCTTCAGGAATTTGTTTTTAATCTAAATGTTCCAACCAGAGTGGGATTTCAAACTCCTTTTGTGAATATAACAATGGATGTAGTTGTTCCAAAGTATATGGCGAATGAACCTGTTATTGTAGGTGGTCAGTTTCAGGAAAAAACATATGGTGAATTTCAGCAGGAAATGGATATGTTTAACAAGGCGTTTTGTGAAGTGATGTTAGAAGGCGATGCGAGAGGAAGAGTCTTTAGTTTTCCAATACCTACATATAATGTGACCGGGAATTTCCCATGGGAAAGTGAAGTCGGGTATATGATTTTACAGATGACTGCCAAGTACGGTATACCTTATTTTGCCAATTTTGTGAGCTCGGGTTTATCGCCCGAGGATGTTCGAAGCATGTGTTGCAGGCTCAGATTAGACAACCGAGAGCTTTACATAAGAGGTGGTGGGCTTTTTGGGGCAAATCCAATGACGGGATCCATAGGTGTGGTAACTATCAATATGCCGAGGATAGGGTATTTATCTGGAACCGAGGAAGAGTTTTTCAAAAGATTGAATTCTATTATGGAGATAGCAAAAGAAAGCCTTATTGTAAAAAGAAATGCAATAGAGAAATTCACAGAATGGGGATTGTATCCGTATTCAAAGGTCTGTTTGAAAAAAGTTAAAAAATTTTTTGGACAGTATTGGCACAATCATTTCAGTACGATAGGACTTGTTGGTATGCATGAAGCTTTGATGAACTTTTTCAAAAGAGGAATAGATACACCAGAAGGAAAAACTTTTGCAATGCGTGTTCTTGATTTCATGCGGGAAAAGCTGTTGATTTTTCAACAAGAAACCGGTACCCTTTTCAACCTTGAAGCAACGCCAGCTGAAGGTGCATCTTACAGACTGGCAAAACTTGATAAAGAGTGCTTCAAAAATATTTACACAAGTGGAGAAAATGAGCCTTATTACACAAATTCTACACAATTACCGGTGAATTACACAGATGATTTGTTTAGAGCTCTACAGATTCAAGAGGATTTACAGTTAAAATACACAGGCGGAACAGTTTTTCACATATTTCTGGGGGAAAAAGTTGAGGATGCATACAGCCTTGGAGCACTCATAAAGAGAATTTTTGAAAATTATAGACTTCCCTATATCACCGTAACCCCTACTTTCAGCATTTGCCGTGATCATGGTTATATCGGTGGAGAGGAATATTCCTGTCCAGTTTGTGGTCAGCCGACAGAAGTGTGGAGCAGAGTGGTGGGATTCTACAGACCAGTTCAAAACTGGAATCCTGGAAAACGAGAAGAATTCATTCATAGAGTAAATTATGTTGTTAATTGAGGTTGATGGACCGATGTATGTTCAAGGATGGGTCAAAGTAAGTTTGCTGGATTTTCCAAAAGAACCATGTTCTACTGTTTTTATCTCTGGGTGCAATTTGAGATGCCCATACTGCCATAATTCGATGCTTGTTACAGTTGATAAGTCTCTGGCACAGACAAAATGGAAAGAAGTTCTCGCATGGATCAAAAGCAACAGAAAACTTATAAATGCAGTATGTATAACAGGAGGAGAACCAACTTTAAGAAAAGATCTTTATTTAATGATCCATCTTGCAAAAGAATTAGGAATTAAGGTCAAACTTGATACAAATGGCACCCAACCATATATTATTGAAAAATTGATCAGGTTGAAAATGGTTGATTTCGTTGCAATGGATATAAAGGCTCCATTGAGCAAATATGAGAAGGTATGTCGTGCATCTGTAGATTTAGATTCCATAAAAAGATCAGTTGAGGTAATAAGATCACTTGCCCCAGAATACGAATTTCGCACTACTTATCATCCGGACCTGCTCTCCGTAGAAGATTTTTTGGAGATTTGCAAATGGCTGGACAGGTCATCAAATTACGTTCTTCAGCGATGTAGAATCGGAGAAAATCTTGATCCATCTTTCAACAAAATGCCAGTATATTACAGTTTAGGAGAAATTATCAAATTACTCAGAAATCATTTTCAGCATTTCACTTTGAGAGGATTTAGTGAGTTCGCGTAAAAATCTTTCATGGCACGTTAGGGGTATAATAAATCTTGGGAGGATTTTAATTGAGGGTGGGGTTTCTGATAGATGGTATTTGCCCGGGTGCCAATCAGTTTATATACACTCTGACGAATTATTTATCAAGTATTACTGGGTTTTTCCATGGATGGCAAGGCTTGCTGGAAAACGATTTTAAGTTAATCAGGGCTAACGAAATTGAGCAATTTAAAAAAATGGGTGGTTCTATTGTAGGAAGCACACGTAAGATATCGATTTTTCATGACTGGAAGTCGAAGGTTATCAGAGTTTTGACGATGAATCATATAGATTTGCTGGTTGTTCTGGGGTCTGAAAGATCGTTTCCCATGGTTAGCGAGTTATTTTCGGCCGGAGTAAAAGTTGTTCTATTACCATGCGCAGATTCTGGTTCTTTTTGCTTCAGTTATAGACTTGGGTTAACTACCGTGACTTTGCAATTGTTGAATTTTTTTCATTCTCTCAATAGATATGATCATGGATCTGTTACAGTTCTTTTTCCGAATGGAATTGAAGATGTAATTTCTAAGCTGAGGCTTGCCAGCGATTTTGTTTTGTTGCGTGAAAGTGATAAGGCCTCTGTAATTTTCAGAAATCACCCTGCAAGAGAAACCACTACGATAAAAATCCTTGGTATGCTCAGTTCAG is a window of Pseudothermotoga elfii DSM 9442 = NBRC 107921 DNA encoding:
- a CDS encoding anaerobic ribonucleoside-triphosphate reductase activating protein — encoded protein: MLLIEVDGPMYVQGWVKVSLLDFPKEPCSTVFISGCNLRCPYCHNSMLVTVDKSLAQTKWKEVLAWIKSNRKLINAVCITGGEPTLRKDLYLMIHLAKELGIKVKLDTNGTQPYIIEKLIRLKMVDFVAMDIKAPLSKYEKVCRASVDLDSIKRSVEVIRSLAPEYEFRTTYHPDLLSVEDFLEICKWLDRSSNYVLQRCRIGENLDPSFNKMPVYYSLGEIIKLLRNHFQHFTLRGFSEFA
- the fabF gene encoding beta-ketoacyl-ACP synthase II — encoded protein: MRRVLITGMGIVSPIGIGKEKVLESLKKSYIAADTIKSFDPADLPVKIASEIKDFNPEEFLDRKLVRRTDRFVHFALVAVKEALEQAKLDLSLHSERTAVLIASGMGGFITLDNENNKFLSGGPGKVSPFLIPMLLINMASGIVAIEYGLKGVNFAPVSACAASGHAIALGSMLIRHGYADVAVVGGAEATIAPLPITGFANMKALSTRNDKPKEASRPFDASRDGFVMGEGAAVLVLEAEEIAKDRKADVLAEVKGYGMNDDAYHMSAPDPEGTGAEKAMRMALKDAGISPDKIQYVSCHATSTPAGDAAEAKAIEKLFGREVFVNSTKTLMGHLLGAAAAAETVVGILQMHNHFLHAMPNLDEKDPEIKINVVGKKPVEIHFDNFVKNSFGFGGHNTSLVIGRYES
- the fabZ gene encoding 3-hydroxyacyl-ACP dehydratase FabZ — protein: MNIDEIKQILPHRFPMLLVDRIVEKSEDHAKAIKNVTASEIFFLGHFPAYPIYPGVLIIEGLAQTAGLMLLNRGESVIPVFAGIDNARFKSEVRPGDVLEYEVWLKERKLGMAKVEAIAKVQGKIVATATLLVGVRKNEK
- a CDS encoding nitronate monooxygenase, which translates into the protein MKNRVTELLKIKYPILMGGMAWAGTPALAAAVSQAGGLGIIGSGAMRPDELEIAIRTVKNLTDKPFGVNIMLASPYADQLVEVVISEKVPVVTFGAGNPAKYIPNLKKSGAAVIPVVASDSFAKLVERAGADAVVAEGMESGGHIGEVSTVVLTNRVSKSVTVPVIAAGGIADGRGMAAAFALGAEGIQMGTRFLATIEAEIHESYKKKILTASIRDTVVTGAKLGHPARVLKTPFAKKVCELEVNNSLEAEQVLVGSLREAVLNGNLERGSFMAGQCAGLIDEILSVKDVIEKIMREFVETVKKLYEEVKK
- a CDS encoding 6-phosphofructokinase, whose translation is MGFLIDGICPGANQFIYTLTNYLSSITGFFHGWQGLLENDFKLIRANEIEQFKKMGGSIVGSTRKISIFHDWKSKVIRVLTMNHIDLLVVLGSERSFPMVSELFSAGVKVVLLPCADSGSFCFSYRLGLTTVTLQLLNFFHSLNRYDHGSVTVLFPNGIEDVISKLRLASDFVLLRESDKASVIFRNHPARETTTIKILGMLSSAFPEKKDIEFARVCAKKLVDYLDNPKGGVLAEIDGGLKIIPLQYIKSQTEFTVERILEKVRE
- a CDS encoding ClC family H(+)/Cl(-) exchange transporter, whose amino-acid sequence is MGGSGYRKNRYFADILSTKKVLTNKLIFKSFLTGAVSGLVVVLYRLSITCAENIRSSIKYGSWFIFWIFMTVGFSLIIWWITKKVPHVNGSGIPQVRAILLRKINYEPLKVLLGKFFGGFLAIINGFSLGREGPSVQIGASVGLIFSNKFAKNDLEKKHMIVAGSSAGLAAAFNAPFAAVIFSIEELQRNISPLTLLTSMIAAITAGYISKVVFGVAPIFDLKLSSVLPLKYYPLILGLGVVIGIFGAFFTKSILWFSEQMGKLKVFSLMIPTIAAWFFLLKIPQVLGGGHELIMDVAHGLFSAKMLIVLLVLKFYFTMISYGSKAPGGIFLPMLAIGALIGSAYYHLINVFWNFNDSYLTNFVVLGMASYFASVVRAPITGIALVTELVGSFNHLLSLSVVSISAYIISSLFKVSSVYDMLFERLPLSKTAQAKRTSVIRVTVTPDSELAGLKIKDCVLPESCLIAFIKRDNNEIIPNGETVIHPGDVLTIILNQNDEIPHFLPPGRGVIESNEVLSFIKNE
- a CDS encoding ribonucleoside triphosphate reductase, with product MKNMVEQYLLLKDWRIRENSNMNYSLQGLNNHIVSEITSDYWLKCVYTEKISKAHMEGDFHIHDLNLLAPYCCGWDLRDLLINGFGGVDQKIESKPPRHFRVALMQIVNFFYTLQGEAAGAQAFSNVDTLLAPFIAYDKLSYQEVVQCLQEFVFNLNVPTRVGFQTPFVNITMDVVVPKYMANEPVIVGGQFQEKTYGEFQQEMDMFNKAFCEVMLEGDARGRVFSFPIPTYNVTGNFPWESEVGYMILQMTAKYGIPYFANFVSSGLSPEDVRSMCCRLRLDNRELYIRGGGLFGANPMTGSIGVVTINMPRIGYLSGTEEEFFKRLNSIMEIAKESLIVKRNAIEKFTEWGLYPYSKVCLKKVKKFFGQYWHNHFSTIGLVGMHEALMNFFKRGIDTPEGKTFAMRVLDFMREKLLIFQQETGTLFNLEATPAEGASYRLAKLDKECFKNIYTSGENEPYYTNSTQLPVNYTDDLFRALQIQEDLQLKYTGGTVFHIFLGEKVEDAYSLGALIKRIFENYRLPYITVTPTFSICRDHGYIGGEEYSCPVCGQPTEVWSRVVGFYRPVQNWNPGKREEFIHRVNYVVN
- the fabD gene encoding ACP S-malonyltransferase, with the protein product MKAFLFPGQGSQYSGMGNDLTSFSRAYYFFETAREVLGIDIFQVMNGDEDFLKLTENAQPAIYIASYIAFDELIRAGYVPSLLAGHSLGEYTALAAADVYDFETGLYLVRKRGEYISQSVKPGEGTMAAVIGAKIDEIEAAISDIDNVWVANHNSEDQVVISGMVESVRIAIERLKKIAKRVAELKVSGPFHTPLLESAREKMAHELRGIKFRKPRWPIVMNSTGRETTDPEKIRENILSQICGPVLWYDSINRMIQLGAKSFIEVGPQKVLTNLLKRSKSAPCKHFTEIVFERQFEAVGI